Genomic DNA from Haloplanus aerogenes:
GTGTAGCTCTTCGACGGCGGCGCGCGCGCTCGCCCCCCGACCCGCGATCGGCTGATATCCACGTCCATGGGCGACCCGTCGGACGGCCGCCGTATCAGCGTACCGAACCCGGCGGCTCCGTCCCCGGCCGTCGACTCGTCGGGACTCGGTTCGCTCGTCACTCCCCACTGCCAAAAGGTTAGGTAAGTAGCACGCGTCAACACGATTTGTGGCTCCATCTGACCCCGAGACACCTCGTATCGGTCTCGTCGACGGGGGGGATCGGCTCGAAGAGCGATTCGCGCCCACGTTCCTCGACGCTGGCTACGCCGTCACGACGGTCGATTCGGCGGGCGACTGTCTCGGTCTCGTCGCCGATGGAAATCTCGACGGCATCGTGAGCGGCTACGACCTCCCGGACCTCGACGGCGTGCGCCTCCTCCGGTCGGTTCGGGTCACCCACCCTGCCCTCCCCTTCCTCCTCGTACCCGCGGCCGGTTCGGAGACCATCGCCAGCGAGGCAGTCGACGCGGGGGTGAGCGGCTACGTCTCTGCCGACGCCGACGCGCTGACGGTCCTCGAGCGACTCGAAAACGCCTTCGACCGACAGGGGACGTGGAGCGACGCGGAACACCAGCGGCGGTACCGCCACCTCATCCAGATATCGCCCGTCGCGGTCAACCTGTTCGACGAGACCGGCGAGTCGATCTGGTGTAACGACGCCACCCTCGACTTGCTGGGACTGGACGGGCGCGGCGACTTAATCGGCCGACAGATATTCGAATTCATCCACCCCGACGACCACGACACCGCACGACGGGAGATGGAGTCGGTCATCGGACGGAAGGTGTCCGTCGGCCCGACCCAGCTACGGCTTCGGCGAGCGGACGGCACGGTTCGCTTCGTACAGGTAGCGACCGCAATCGGCAGTTTCCTCGGGGCGGATATCGGACAGGCCATCATCGTCGACGTCACGCCGCTCCGCGAGGCGCAAGAAGAACTCCGGAACGAACGCCGGTTCGTCGACGGGGCGCTCGATGCGCTTCAGGACGTGTTCTACGTCGTCGACGCTGACGGTGACCTCCTGCGGTGGAACGAGGCGCTGACCGAGGTCACCGGCTACGACGACGACGAACTGGCGTCGATGAACGTCTCGACGCTCGTCTCCGAGGCCGACGCGCCGCGACTGCTGGTGTCCATCGAGACCGCTATCGAGGAGGGAGCCGACGTGACCGAGGCGACGCTCGTCACCGAGCGCTGCCTCCGACTCCCGTACGAGTTTCGCGCTCGGCGATTGACCGAGGCGGAAGACGACGGCGAACCCCGCGTCGCCGGCATCGGCCGTGACGTCACCGAGCGAAAGGAGCGCAAGCGGCAGCTACAGGCGCTCGAACAGTGGCTCAGACACAACATCCGAAACGACGTGAACGTCATTCAGGGCACCGCCGAGGACGCGCTGGCGGGGAAGATCGACGACGTCGACGAGGGCTTGCGTCGCATCGAGCGCTACGCGGAGCACCTCCTCGAACAGGCCAACCGCGAGCGACGAATCGTCGAAATCCTCACGACGCCGCCCGACCCCGTGTCGGTCGACCTCGAGACGGTGGTCCGACGGCTCCTCGGCGACCTCCGCGAGCGGCACCCGAACGCCGACATCGACCTCGAGCGGGTGGACTCGGTCGTCGTCGTCGCCATCCCCGACATCTCGGCCGCCGTCGAGGAACTCGTCGATAACGCCGTCGCGTACGCCGACAGCGAGACGCCGACGGTCCGAATCGCCGTCGTCGCCGACGACGCTCGGGGACTCGTCCGCGTGTCGGACGACGGCCCCGGTATCCCGGCGCTCGAGCGGAACACGTTGCGGATCGACCACGAAATCGACTCGCTCCACCACGGCTCCGGACTGGGACTGCTGTTCGTCTACTGGGTGGCGCGTCTCTCCGGCGGGGACATCACCATCGACGACGACGACGACGGTAGCACCGTCACCCTCTCGTTCCCGATGGCTCACGAGAGGTGATCGTTTTTCGGCGTCGACCCTCAGCTACTAAAGGATCAGGTCGAGTAGGGAATCTATGTTCGACAAGTCGACGTGGATCAAACTCCCGCGGAACGTAGTCGTGGGCCACGACGTTCTCTCGGACCTCGGCGCCGTCGTCGACGACCTCTCCGTGGCCGGGCGGCCGCTGGTCGTCACGAGTCCGACGCCGAACCGACTCGTCGGCGACCGGGTCCGCGCACAGCTCGGGAGCAACCCTGCGACAGTCACCGTCGAGAAAGCCGGCTTCGACGCCGTCGAGCGCGTCGTCGAGGCTGCGAAGGCCGAGGAGGCGACGTATCTGGTCGGTCTCGGCGGCGGCAAACCCATCGACACGGCGAAGATGGCGGCCGACCGCCTCGGCTTCGGCTTCGTCTCCATCCCCACCGCCGCCAGCCACGACGGCATCGTCAGCGGCCGGTCGTCGATCCCCGAGGGCGACACCCGGCACAGCGTGGCGGCCGATCCGCCGCTCGCCGTCGTCGCCGACACCGAAGTCGTCGCGGCCGCGCCGTGGGAACTCACCACCGCTGGCTGTGCCGACATCGTCTCCAACTACACCGCCGTCGAGGACTGGAAACTCGCCTACCGGCTCCAGAACGTCGAATACTCCGAGTACGCGGGCGCGCTCTCCCGCATGACTGCCGAGATGCTGGTCGAGAACGCCGACTCGATCAAGCAGGGGCTAGAGGAGTCGGCGTGGGTGGTCGTGAAGGCGCTCGTCTCCTCCGGCGTCGCCATGTCCATCGCGGGCTCCTCGCGCCCCGCCAGCGGCGCCGAACACCTCTTCTCCCACCGCCTCGACCGCATCGCCCCGGACCGCGCGCTCCACGGCCACCAGGTCGGCGTCGGCGCCATCCTCGTCGCCTACCTCCACGAGGGCGAGAAGGGCATGTGGCGGAACATCCGCGACGCGCTGGCGGTGATCGGCGCGCCGACGACCGCCGCTGACCTCGGCTTCGACGACGAGACGGTAATCGAGGCGCTGACGACCGCCCACCGCATCCGCGACCGGTACACCATCCTCGGCAACGGTATCAGCGAGGCGGCCGCGCGCGAGGCGGCGACGAAGACGGGCGTGATCTAGCGCCGGCCCCGTCGTCCCGCTCCGAAACGGAAGACGCATGGCGGTGCGGTCCAACCCTCCGCTATGGCAACGGCCAGCGCCAGCGGCCCGGTCAAGGACCATCCCGCCGCCGTCACGTTCGTCCTCTCCGTCGTCGGGTACACCCTCGTCGTCGGCACCTTCCTCGGCGTCGTTCCGGGATCGATCTTCCCCGACCTCTCGCTCCAGCAGGTGAACCGCCTCTCGGACGCCATCGCCGTCGTCAACACGCTCGCGACGCTCTCGCTCGTCGCCGGCTGGCGGTGGATTCGCCGCGACGAGGTGAAAAAGCACGCCGCCGCCATGGTGACCGCGTTCGGCCTCATCCTCGTCTTCCTCGTCCTCTACCTGACCAAAATCGGCGGCGGCGGCACCAAGGAGTTCGTCGGCCCGCAACTCGTCTACTACGCCTATCTCGCGATGCTCGCCATCCACATTATCCTCTCTATCGTCTCCGTCCCCGTCGTCCTCTACGCCATCGTCCTCGGCGCGACGCACACGCCCGCGGAGCTCCGTGACACCGCCCACGCCCGCGTCGGGCGCATCGCCGCCGGTTCGTGGATCCTCTCGCTTTCGCTCGGCGTCGTCACTTACCTCCTTCTCAATCACGTCTACAGCTGGGAGTTCGTGGAGGCGGCCGTCGTCGTCGCGGCGCCGGGGCTCCGTAGCTAGTCCCACTCCCCGCGGACGACGAGCGTCGGCACGTCGGTTCGGCGGACGACTCGTTCGGTCACGCTCCCGACCAGATAGCGATCCATCCCCCGGCGGCCGTGAGTCCCCATCACGATCAGATCGATTCCTTCCTCGTCGGCGTAGTCGACGATGATGTCCTCGGCTAACCCCTCGACGACCGCGGTCGTCACGTCGACGCCGCGGTCGTCGCCGCGTTCCGCGACGGCCGCCGTCGCCGTCTTTCCCTCCTGTCTGAGTGTGTCACGGAGGGTGTCGAGAGTCAGCCCCGGCGCCTCGTGCGCGATACCGTCGACGTCGACGATGTACAGCGCGTGGACCGTCGCGTCGAAACGCTCGGCGATCGTCAGCGCGTGGTTCGTCGCCGTCGACGCCGGATCGCTCCCGTCGGTCGGGACCAGAATACGGTCGTACATGGGCGACCGTTCGATCGATTGCGCTACAAATCCGACGGCCGTTCCCGGGATCCGAGAACGCCGGTCCACCGACCGACGGAAGGACTTTTTGTCCCCCCGTCGCGTGGTCGTGCGTGTGCGTGTCGCGTTCGTGTCGCTGACGACGGCCCACGACGGCGACGACTGGTACGCCCGCCGGATGCGAGCGGTCGCCGAGCGACTGGTGGCCCGTGGTCACGACGTGACCATCTGCTGTACGCAGTGGTGGGACGGCGACCACCCCGCCTTCGATTTCGAGGGCGTCACGTACCGCCGCGTGACGGCAGAGCCAGCACCCCAGGCGTTCGTCGCCAAACTCCCGTTCGTCCTCAACAGCGTCCGTCCCGACATCGTCCACGTCGCCACCAACCCGCACCTCGCGGTGCCTGCCGCCCGCGTCACCGGCCGCCTTCGGCGCATCCCCGTCGTCGCCGAGTGGTGGGCCCAGCCCGACGACGAGACGACGACGTCGTGGCACCGCCGCTGGGCCGCCCGGTCGCCGGGTCGCGTGCTCGTCCCCTCCCGTACCGTCGGGACGGCGGTCCGGGAGTGTGGCGCCGACGCCGACGATGTCGAGGTCGTTCCCGACAGCGTCGACATGGCGGCCATCCGAAGCGCGTCCGTCGACCAACGCGCCGACGTGGTGTACGCCCGGCCGCTCGACGACCACGCCAACGTCGAGGAGTTCCTCCTCGCGCTGGCGGAACTCCGGCAACTGGAGTGGCGGGCGGCGGTCATCGGCGACGGCCCGGCCCGCCCCGACGCCGAGCGCACCGCCCGTGACCTCCGCATCGCGGACCGCGTCGAGTTCCTCGGGGCCCTCGATCCCGCCGACCAGGTGCCGATCCTCAAGGGTGCCCACGTCTTCGCCCAGACAGCCACGTGGGAGCCGTTCGCGACGAACCTGTTGCGGGCGCTCGCGTGTGGCTGTGTGGGCGTCGTCGAGTATCAGGCCGACTCGGCGGCGCACGAACTCGTCGAGGAGGAACCTCGCGGCGCCTTGGTGACCTCTCCCCGCGAACTCGCGGACGAAATCGTCGACGCCGCGGAGATGGAACGGTGGACGGTCAACGAGGCGTACGCACCCTACGACCACGACGCGGTGCTCGACCGCTACGTCGACTGCTACGAGCGCGCCATCGACGACTACGGCTTTTTCTAACGCTTTCGGAACGCTTTTCCCCCCGATACGTCCACGATTTCCCATGAGCGACGACGTTGCGGCCGAGCTCCGCGAGCAGTTCAGGACGGCGTTCGAGGGCGCCGACTTCCCGGTTACCGACCAGATGGATCTCGTCCCGGCGCTGCCGAACGGTCCCGGAACCCGCTTCGAGGCTGGCGACGTGTCTTTCTCCGCCATGGAACTCGCCGCGACCCTCGACGGTCATCAGGAGTTCCCCTACGAGTCCGTCGACGAACTCGTCGACGACGTGATGGTGGCGCTGGAAGCCGAAGGGCTCATTTAGGGCCGTCGGGGGGAACACGTTTTGGTCACCCCCGACCAACGGCCCGTATGTTCGACATCGAGCGGTATCTCAATGTACGGAGCGCCCACGGCGTCTCCGTCGGCCCGGACGGCGACCACCTCTCATTTCTCATGGACACCACCGGCGTCCCGCAGGTGTGGACGCTCGATTCCCCCGGCGGGTGGCCCGAACAGCGCACCTTCTTCGACGACCGCGTCACCTTCGCCTCGTGGTCGCCCGAACGCCTCGAACTGATCGTCGGCCGTGACCGCGGCGGCGACGAGAAAGAGACGCTCTACCTGCTCAGCGTCTCGGACGGCTCGATCACCGACCTGACCGAACATCCCGACGCGAAACACTGGTTCGGCGGGTGGAGCCCCGACGGCGAGCGCTTCGCCTTCGCCTCCAACCGCCGCGATCAGTCCGTCTTCGACGTGTACGTGCAGGACCGTGACGCCACCGGCTCGGACGCCGAACGCGTCTACGAGGGTGACGGCTGGTTCTCCGTCGCCGGGTGGAGCCCCGACGGCGACCGACTCCTCCTCACCGAATCCCACTCCAGTTTCGACCAGGACGTGTACGTCCTCGACGTGGAGACGGGATCACGCCGCCACCTCACGCCCCACGAGGGGACGGTCCGCCACCTCAGCGCCAACTGGGGGCCGGCGGGCGAGAACGTCTACCTCGTCACCGACCGCGACACCGATACGCTCCGTCTCTCGCGGATCGACCTCGCGACCGACGAGCTGTCGCCGGTCGAGGCGGCTGGCGACGACACGCTCGCCGACGACGAGTGGAACGTCGACGGCGTCGCCGTCGATCAGGACTCCCGCCGTCTCGTCTACTCCCGGAACGCCGATGGTTACACCGAACTCGGCGTGGGCGAACTCGTCGCGCCCGGCCGTCTCGACCACTTCCCGACGCCCGACCTGCCCGACGCCGTCGCCGGCGGCGTGAGTTTCGGCCCGGACGGCGACCGCTTCGCGCTCACCGTCACCCGGAGCGACGACACCGCCAACGTCTACGTCGTCGACGTGACGAGCGGCGAGGCGACGCGCTGGACCCGCGCCTCCACCGCCGGCATCCCCCGCGACTCCTTCGTCGCCCCGGAGCTCGTCCGCTACCCCTCCTTCGACGGGCTAGAGATTCCGGCCTTCTTCTCCTTGCCCGAGACGGACACCGGGCACGGCGAGACGCCGGTCGTCGTCGACGTCCACGGCGGTCCCGAGTCGCAACGGCGGCCCTCCTTCGGCCGCGTGAAACAGTACCTCCTCTCGCGGGGCTACGCCGTCTTCGAACCCAACGTCCGCGGATCGACGGGGTACGGCAAGGCCTACACC
This window encodes:
- a CDS encoding DUF420 domain-containing protein, with translation MATASASGPVKDHPAAVTFVLSVVGYTLVVGTFLGVVPGSIFPDLSLQQVNRLSDAIAVVNTLATLSLVAGWRWIRRDEVKKHAAAMVTAFGLILVFLVLYLTKIGGGGTKEFVGPQLVYYAYLAMLAIHIILSIVSVPVVLYAIVLGATHTPAELRDTAHARVGRIAAGSWILSLSLGVVTYLLLNHVYSWEFVEAAVVVAAPGLRS
- a CDS encoding glycosyltransferase family 4 protein — its product is MRVAFVSLTTAHDGDDWYARRMRAVAERLVARGHDVTICCTQWWDGDHPAFDFEGVTYRRVTAEPAPQAFVAKLPFVLNSVRPDIVHVATNPHLAVPAARVTGRLRRIPVVAEWWAQPDDETTTSWHRRWAARSPGRVLVPSRTVGTAVRECGADADDVEVVPDSVDMAAIRSASVDQRADVVYARPLDDHANVEEFLLALAELRQLEWRAAVIGDGPARPDAERTARDLRIADRVEFLGALDPADQVPILKGAHVFAQTATWEPFATNLLRALACGCVGVVEYQADSAAHELVEEEPRGALVTSPRELADEIVDAAEMERWTVNEAYAPYDHDAVLDRYVDCYERAIDDYGFF
- a CDS encoding hybrid sensor histidine kinase/response regulator, which produces MAPSDPETPRIGLVDGGDRLEERFAPTFLDAGYAVTTVDSAGDCLGLVADGNLDGIVSGYDLPDLDGVRLLRSVRVTHPALPFLLVPAAGSETIASEAVDAGVSGYVSADADALTVLERLENAFDRQGTWSDAEHQRRYRHLIQISPVAVNLFDETGESIWCNDATLDLLGLDGRGDLIGRQIFEFIHPDDHDTARREMESVIGRKVSVGPTQLRLRRADGTVRFVQVATAIGSFLGADIGQAIIVDVTPLREAQEELRNERRFVDGALDALQDVFYVVDADGDLLRWNEALTEVTGYDDDELASMNVSTLVSEADAPRLLVSIETAIEEGADVTEATLVTERCLRLPYEFRARRLTEAEDDGEPRVAGIGRDVTERKERKRQLQALEQWLRHNIRNDVNVIQGTAEDALAGKIDDVDEGLRRIERYAEHLLEQANRERRIVEILTTPPDPVSVDLETVVRRLLGDLRERHPNADIDLERVDSVVVVAIPDISAAVEELVDNAVAYADSETPTVRIAVVADDARGLVRVSDDGPGIPALERNTLRIDHEIDSLHHGSGLGLLFVYWVARLSGGDITIDDDDDGSTVTLSFPMAHER
- a CDS encoding S9 family peptidase, which gives rise to MFDIERYLNVRSAHGVSVGPDGDHLSFLMDTTGVPQVWTLDSPGGWPEQRTFFDDRVTFASWSPERLELIVGRDRGGDEKETLYLLSVSDGSITDLTEHPDAKHWFGGWSPDGERFAFASNRRDQSVFDVYVQDRDATGSDAERVYEGDGWFSVAGWSPDGDRLLLTESHSSFDQDVYVLDVETGSRRHLTPHEGTVRHLSANWGPAGENVYLVTDRDTDTLRLSRIDLATDELSPVEAAGDDTLADDEWNVDGVAVDQDSRRLVYSRNADGYTELGVGELVAPGRLDHFPTPDLPDAVAGGVSFGPDGDRFALTVTRSDDTANVYVVDVTSGEATRWTRASTAGIPRDSFVAPELVRYPSFDGLEIPAFFSLPETDTGHGETPVVVDVHGGPESQRRPSFGRVKQYLLSRGYAVFEPNVRGSTGYGKAYTHLDDVEKRMDSVADLKAGVDWLHDHPAVDPDRIAVMGASYGGFMTLAALTAYPDIWAAGVDIVGIANFVTFLENTGDWRRELREAEYGSLAEDREMLESISPINHVEDIAAPLFVLHGENDPRVPVSEAHRIVEGAREAGVPVRELVFEDEGHGFTKLENRIEAYSAIVEFLDTHLAE
- a CDS encoding MTH865 family protein — its product is MSDDVAAELREQFRTAFEGADFPVTDQMDLVPALPNGPGTRFEAGDVSFSAMELAATLDGHQEFPYESVDELVDDVMVALEAEGLI
- a CDS encoding universal stress protein; this encodes MYDRILVPTDGSDPASTATNHALTIAERFDATVHALYIVDVDGIAHEAPGLTLDTLRDTLRQEGKTATAAVAERGDDRGVDVTTAVVEGLAEDIIVDYADEEGIDLIVMGTHGRRGMDRYLVGSVTERVVRRTDVPTLVVRGEWD
- a CDS encoding NAD(P)-dependent glycerol-1-phosphate dehydrogenase; the encoded protein is MFDKSTWIKLPRNVVVGHDVLSDLGAVVDDLSVAGRPLVVTSPTPNRLVGDRVRAQLGSNPATVTVEKAGFDAVERVVEAAKAEEATYLVGLGGGKPIDTAKMAADRLGFGFVSIPTAASHDGIVSGRSSIPEGDTRHSVAADPPLAVVADTEVVAAAPWELTTAGCADIVSNYTAVEDWKLAYRLQNVEYSEYAGALSRMTAEMLVENADSIKQGLEESAWVVVKALVSSGVAMSIAGSSRPASGAEHLFSHRLDRIAPDRALHGHQVGVGAILVAYLHEGEKGMWRNIRDALAVIGAPTTAADLGFDDETVIEALTTAHRIRDRYTILGNGISEAAAREAATKTGVI